The following coding sequences lie in one Eremothecium sinecaudum strain ATCC 58844 chromosome IV, complete sequence genomic window:
- the APQ12 gene encoding Apq12p (Syntenic homolog of Saccharomyces cerevisiae YIL040W (APQ12) not in Ashbya gossypii; syntenic homolog of Eremothecium cymbalariae Ecym_4373): MPVNDFEHHILRYSQLALKHLVYYIAVAISFSYSFCNEHPVVAYWLGVILLGFVLYRFVRYVLTLIKRFALFIVLFGGYLVYQRGFEAFWNKDIPTISAILATNRNPHTLWTNLKTYIGIAAPYGDFYKYMLNTHSNFFEDAIKFLRRPN, from the coding sequence ATGCCAGTTAATGACTTCGAACACCATATTCTACGCTATTCCCAGTTAGCACTAAAACACCTCGTATACTACATTGCTGTCGCAATATCCTTCTCATATTCCTTCTGCAACGAACATCCGGTTGTGGCCTACTGGCTTGGTGTTATACTGCTTGGTTTTGTGCTGTATAGGTTCGTCAGATATGTCTTGACGCTAATTAAACGGTTTGCCCTTTTCATCGTCCTCTTTGGTGGTTATCTTGTATATCAGCGAGGTTTTGAAGCCTTTTGGAACAAGGACATCCCCACTATAAGTGCTATTTTAGCTACCAACAGAAACCCTCACACTTTATGGACAAATCTAAAGACCTACATTGGTATCGCAGCACCTTACGGGGACTTCTACAAATATATGCTTAACACGCATAGTAACTTCTTTGAAGATGCTATTAAGTTTCTAAGACGTCCAAATTGA
- the RSM18 gene encoding mitochondrial 37S ribosomal protein bS18m (Syntenic homolog of Ashbya gossypii ADL117W; Syntenic homolog of Saccharomyces cerevisiae YER050C (RSM18)): MVAPIRQSLQLTSRRAFTTTKTGLSMLKLDLSSIEEYNDKKKPDTENRLDTKVIRKFYPSTVYDPFDFSMARIHMDRKVNLKNSTEGDIFKASKFNPLDLYTNPEFLSRFMSSTGKILHRDVTGLSAKNQRLISKAIKRAQAIGLLSKVHQDVNCLHHKLTGI, translated from the coding sequence ATGGTTGCTCCTATTAGACAATCTTTGCAGCTAACAAGCAGAAGAGCCTTTACGACAACAAAAACAGGTCTTAGTATGCTAAAGTTGGACCTGTCATCAATTGAAGAATACAATGACAAGAAGAAGCCTGATACTGAAAACAGGCTGGATACCAAGGTTATCAGAAAATTTTACCCTAGTACTGTCTATGATCCATTTGACTTCTCTATGGCACGTATCCACATGGACAGAAAGGTTAATCTCAAAAACTCAACTGAAGGTGATATCTTTAAGGCTAGCAAGTTTAATCCTTTGGATTTATACACGAATCCTGAATTTCTATCGAGGTTTATGAGCTCAACAGGTAAAATATTACATCGGGATGTGACAGGTTTGTCTGCTAAGAATCAGCGGCTCATTTCTAAAGCGATAAAAAGAGCTCAGGCCATCGGCTTACTATCCAAGGTTCACCAGGACGTTAACTGTCTCCACCATAAGTTAACTGGGATATGA
- the TPA1 gene encoding oxidative DNA demethylase (Syntenic homolog of Ashbya gossypii ADL114C; Syntenic homolog of Saccharomyces cerevisiae YER049W (TPA1)), translated as MKRPALNHPSQDKLKHPTLENEKVKLLFNPKIWDDRYRESLKYSVANNKPYNWGFIDNLVQPELLRAVRKEIEAEIHFTKKETDIYKVNQSGDLANLSGLNWDDLSRLPNLYKLREILYSEIYRDFIGYVAGAGKLSGTKMDMSINTYTKGCHLLTHDDVIGSRRVSFILYLPDPDKKWKEHYGGGLRLFPSIIKNIPHSDHSAKLVPQFNQLAFFHVQPGFSFHDVEEVKVDKHRLSIQGWYHIPQVGEDGYVAGEEEEYVNSNISTLAQLESKLLEDYEFPKAERIMLPQHQLKHLDKVLLANSEHVSSNDAPHDGAISEQPFLTNEEFDYLAKYISEDYLTSDGLATLREKFTENSYLQLDSFLNEDKSKLFKKLIKHDELNKECPYKALEVKRPWKTAIPPHKWRYMYIDGKSHEAFRTDADILHCLNNEELPNFQLVRETMPEALTTELELIALVEFFKTLTFKKYLILLTGLCPLTEQMLIRRFRPGHDFTLATQISLNDLLKSTPGFIDAILEGTLSLTPSDGWESGEIGGYELYMSNQDDEDLDRDVEDAAVYKTDDTGDAVLINKPASWNSLCLVLRDQSVLQFVKYVSWSAKSSRWDISMQWDVKAADDNDSDKVQSG; from the coding sequence ATGAAGAGACCTGCTTTGAACCACCCATCTCAAGATAAGCTCAAGCACCCCACGCTTGAAAACGAGAAGGTTAAATTGCTATTTAATCCCAAAATATGGGATGATAGGTATAGAGAGAGTTTGAAATATAGTGTGGCCAACAATAAACCATATAACTGGGGGTTTATTGACAATTTAGTCCAACCTGAGCTACTACGCGCTGTTCGTAAGGAAATTGAAGCTGAAATTCATTTTACTAAGAAGGAAACCGATATTTATAAAGTCAACCAAAGTGGCGATTTGGCGAACTTATCAGGTCTTAACTGGGATGATTTGTCTAGACTACCAAACTTGTATAAGTTGCGTGAAATATTGTACTCAGAAATATATCGTGATTTTATAGGGTATGTCGCAGGAGCTGGAAAATTATCTGGTACTAAAATGGATATGAGTATTAATACCTACACTAAAGGGTGCCACTTACTTACTCATGATGATGTTATTGGGTCCAGAAGAGTGAGCTTTATTCTTTATCTTCCAGATCCAGATAAAAAGTGGAAGGAACATTATGGTGGTGGGTTGCGTTTGTTTCCCAGTATTATCAAAAATATTCCTCACAGCGATCACAGCGCCAAGTTGGTACCGCAATTCAACCAATTAGCCTTTTTCCATGTTCAACCGGGCTTTTCTTTCCATGATGTCGAGGAAGTGAAGGTTGACAAACACCGTTTGTCTATCCAGGGTTGGTATCACATACCTCAAGTTGGCGAAGATGGGTATGTTGCGggcgaagaagaagaatacGTTAATAGCAACATCAGCACTTTAGCACAATTAGAATCTAAGCTGCTGGAAGATTATGAGTTTCCTAAGGCAGAAAGGATTATGCTGCCTCAACATCAATTGAAGCATTTAGATAAGGTATTGCTTGCAAATTCAGAGCATGTTTCCTCGAACGACGCTCCACATGATGGTGCCATAAGTGAGCAACCATTTCTTACGAATGAAGAATTTGACTACCTTGCTAAGTACATATCAGAGGATTATCTCACGAGTGATGGCTTGGCAACCTTGAGGGAAAAGTTTACGGAAAACTCGTACTTGCAATTGGATTCATTCTTAAATGAAGACAAGTCTAAGTTATTCAAGAAACTCATCAAACATGACGAACTGAATAAGGAGTGCCCATATAAGGCTCTAGAGGTGAAGCGCCCTTGGAAAACTGCGATACCCCCACATAAGTGGAGATACATGTACATAGATGGCAAATCGCATGAAGCTTTCCGAACCGATGCCGATATTCTACACTGCTTGAACAATGAAGAGCTTCCAaacttccaattagtaaGAGAGACAATGCCAGAAGCACTAACTACAGAACTTGAGCTGATTGCTCTTGTGGAATTTTTTAAAACTCTAACCTTCAAGAAGTATTTGATTTTGTTAACCGGATTATGCCCACTTACTGAGCAAATGTTAATAAGAAGATTTAGGCCAGGTCATGACTTTACTTTAGCTACACAAATATCCCTCAATGATTTGTTGAAGTCTACACCAGGATTTATTGACGCAATTCTAGAAGGCACTTTGTCTCTAACCCCAAGTGACGGTTGGGAATCTGGCGAAATAGGAGGCTACGAATTATATATGAGCAACCAAGATGACGAAGATTTAGACAGGGATGTAGAAGATGCCGCAGTTTACAAGACTGATGATACAGGAGATGCGGTATTAATTAACAAACCAGCATCATGGAACTCGCTGTGTTTGGTACTAAGAGACCAATCTGTTTTGCAATTCGTTAAATACGTGAGTTGGTCGGCTAAGTCTAGTAGATGGGATATTTCAATGCAATGGGATGTGAAGGCAGCAGATGATAATGACAGCGATAAGGTACAGAGTGGCTAG
- the GVP36 gene encoding Gvp36p (Syntenic homolog of Ashbya gossypii ADL115W; Syntenic homolog of Saccharomyces cerevisiae YIL041W (GVP36)): MSFNSFADSFTKKFQEISTTVQQKAHEAQLDKRFRDLSMSVSQKTQDLTATLPNLAQTTQRLVQERLGQITDISQMPEEYVELENRVERVKLIYDNFLKVTQIYEGESYDYPQHINESVNEFTKVVTSKVQDLTKATSTEEAQNILISPGPAKEPKTLNFALSKVALTSSEYLNKSGSEDTVLADILLKYSDIQAKIAQGRLQQDTLIQTRFNRKLRENIDTQFSAATKARKDVEQKRLQYDIARSNFSTAKPEKQASLRVQMEALEEQFAQATENASIVMASVLEHTQFLNEFKDLVLAQLSYHKLASELLSDFATSLE, from the coding sequence ATGTCTTTCAACTCCTTTGCCGACTCCTTTACGAAGAAGTTTCAAGAGATCTCAACAACTGTGCAGCAAAAGGCCCATGAAGCTCAGTTAGACAAGCGATTTAGGGATCTGTCAATGTCTGTTAGTCAGAAAACTCAAGACTTGACTGCAACATTGCCAAACTTAGCCCAGACTACTCAGAGATTAGTTCAGGAAAGGTTAGGTCAAATTACAGATATTTCTCAAATGCCCGAAGAGTATGTTGAATTAGAAAATCGAGTGGAAAGAGTGAAATTGATTTATGACAATTTCCTAAAGGTAACACAAATCTACGAAGGTGAGAGTTATGATTACCCGCAGCATATTAATGAGTCAGTTAATGAGTTTACGAAGGTTGTTACTTCCAAAGTGCAAGATTTGACGAAGGCCACATCTACCGAAGAAGCtcaaaatattttaatttctCCAGGGCCCGCTAAGGAGCCTAAGACATTGAACTTTGCTTTGAGCAAGGTTGCTTTAACGTCAAGTGAGTACTTGAACAAGTCCGGATCTGAAGATACTGTTTTAGCTGACATTTTGTTGAAATATAGCGATATCCAGGCTAAGATTGCACAGGGCAGGTTGCAACAGGACACCTTGATCCAGACCAGATTCAACAGGAAGCTACGGGAGAATATTGATACACAATTTTCAGCTGCAACAAAGGCACGTAAAGATGTTGAACAGAAGAGGCTACAGTACGATATTGCTAGGTCTAACTTCTCTACTGCTAAGCCTGAGAAACAGGCATCCTTGAGAGTGCAGATGGAGGCTTTGGAAGAACAATTTGCTCAAGCTACGGAAAACGCTTCTATAGTTATGGCATCTGTATTAGAGCATACGCAATTCTTGAATGAATTTAAGGACTTGGTATTGGCTCAGCTCTCATACCACAAATTAGCCTCGGAGTTATTGTCAGACTTCGCTACGTCCTTGGAATGA
- the ISD11 gene encoding Isd11p (Syntenic homolog of Ashbya gossypii ADL113C; Syntenic homolog of Saccharomyces cerevisiae YER048W-A (ISD11)), whose translation MTITAAAPTRNSILSLYREFLRNSKQLNNYNFREYFLRRSKHTFRELAQKEDKVNIKEQFEQLQRELAVLKRQRTISQMYTFDKLVVERVDHGKH comes from the coding sequence ATGACAATTACCGCAGCTGCACCAACTAGAAATAGCATTCTGTCCCTCTATCGGGAGTTCCTCAGAAACTCAAAACAACTAAACAACTATAACTTTAGGGAATATTTCCTTAGAAGATCAAAGCATACATTTCGCGAATTAGCACAAAAAGAAGATAAAGTGAATATTAAAGAACAATTTGAACAACTCCAGCGAGAGCTTGCGGTTTTAAAGAGACAAAGAACGATTTCCCAAATGTATACTTTTGATAAGCTGGTTGTGGAAAGAGTTGATCACGGGAAACATTAA
- the CAJ1 gene encoding Caj1p (Syntenic homolog of Ashbya gossypii ADL111W; Syntenic homolog of Saccharomyces cerevisiae YER048C (CAJ1)), with the protein MVKDTTYYDVLGVQPDATAEQIKKAYRKKAIQTHPDKNPNDANAQAKFQEVSKAYKVLSDPELKSRYNEFGLSDERGGLSVDEDPFEMLMAVFGGDSFQQWIGEYSFLKNLMKQTELFEGEGEISGNEHGTVGGNKENFGVVDDSADESDTTAAATGTTLGKFAGITGRETMESKGGAFRDGLATTSAHFNGKSVGSESGSATVNENFRNFGNSAELPVSPSAECTNRKERRHRQREKFLELEKERRDEKKKQINELAELLEKKISDLQAASTSGHMPEFLEKLQKEIDESLKTESFGIELLQLIGKVYKSKANNFLMSQKTYGISRIFTGVHEKTKSVKSTFSMLNSAMNAMSAQKELEKMNLEGMNPYDRAKLEFLIQGKSMGMMWSLNKFELQSKLKGVCDKILDDKSVPTKQRINKAKALLAIGNMFCKARREEGDVDPTILEFEEMVLQSKNVRIKTKRQNARSYADNVHINYSTTKGFDYSSGTAKESSAFSPTPGPTQSPTTGVNSASPIPPAEGDSRPFTSRMPKTGPRRHNSFRTSPPRPSTAHPATSEPSSKRMPFRSSSVRSTAGRT; encoded by the coding sequence ATGGTGAAGGATACAACTTATTATGATGTGTTAGGTGTTCAACCGGATGCCACAGCAGAGCAAATTAAGAAAGCATACCGTAAGAAAGCCATACAGACACATCCAGATAAGAATCCTAATGACGCTAATGCTCAGGCGAAGTTTCAAGAGGTTAGTAAGGCATATAAGGTTTTAAGTGATCCTGAGTTAAAGAGTCGGTATAATGAATTTGGGTTGAGCGATGAGCGAGGAGGGCTTTCTGTGGATGAAGACCCATTCGAAATGCTCATGGCAGTATTCGGCGGAGACTCGTTTCAACAGTGGATTGGTGAATATTCGTTTTTAAAGAACTTGATGAAGCAGACTGAGCTGTTTGAGGGGGAGGGCGAAATCTCAGGTAATGAGCACGGGACAGTCGGTGGGAACAAAGAGAACTTTGGCGTCGTTGATGATTCTGCAGATGAGTCTGATACTACTGCGGCAGCTACTGGGACTACTCTTGGTAAATTTGCTGGTATTACGGGGAGGGAAACGATGGAGAGCAAAGGAGGAGCCTTTCGTGATGGACTGGCCACAACAAGTGCTCATTTTAATGGTAAAAGTGTAGGAAGTGAAAGTGGCAGTGCCACTGTGAACGAGAACTTTCGAAACTTTGGTAATAGTGCGGAGCTCCCAGTCAGTCCTAGTGCTGAATGTACGAATAGAAAGGAGAGAAGGCACAGACAAAGAGAGAAGTTCTTAGAATTGGAAAAGGAGAGACGTGATGAGAAAAAAAAGCAAATCAATGAGCTTGCGGAGCTCTTGGAAAAGAAGATAAGTGACTTGCAGGCAGCGTCTACGTCAGGACATATGCCGGAGTTTTTAGAAAAGTTGCAGAAGGAGATTGATGAATCATTAAAGACAGAGAGTTTTGGGATTGAACTCTTGCAATTAATAGGAAAGGTTTACAAGAGTAAAGCCAACAACTTCTTAATGTCGCAGAAAACCTATGGGATATCCCGTATTTTTACTGGCGTGCACGAGAAGACTAAGTCCGTGAAATCCACTTTTAGCATGTTAAACTCGGCGATGAACGCAATGAGTGCTCAGAAAGAGTTGGAAAAAATGAATCTCGAAGGCATGAACCCATATGATCGTGCAAAGCTTGAGTTCCTAATTCAAGGCAAATCAATGGGCATGATGTGGAGTTTGAACAAATTCGAATTACAAAGTAAACTAAAGGGTGTCTGTGATAAAATACTAGATGATAAATCGGTCCCTACAAAACAAAGAATTAATAAAGCAAAGGCATTGTTAGCTATAGGTAACATGTTCTGTAAAGCACGGCGTGAAGAAGGTGACGTAGACCCTACTATCCTTGAGTTTGAAGAGATGGTTCTACAATCTAAAAACGTAAGGATAAAAACTAAGAGACAAAATGCTAGATCATATGCAGATAACGTGCATATAAACTATAGTACAACAAAGGGGTTTGACTATTCTTCCGGTACCGCCAAAGAATCTTCCGCTTTCAGCCCAACCCCTGGGCCTACTCAGTCTCCTACCACAGGTGTAAACTCGGCCAGTCCAATACCACCAGCGGAGGGAGATTCTCGACCCTTTACCTCCCGTATGCCTAAGACAGGACCTAGGCGTCATAATTCTTTCCGTACTTCTCCACCTCGTCCTTCTACAGCACATCCTGCTACTAGTGAGCCTTCTTCTAAGCGCATGCCTTTCCGCAGCTCCTCTGTTAGAAGTACCGCAGGGCGTACATGA
- the PKP1 gene encoding protein kinase PKP1 (Syntenic homolog of Ashbya gossypii ADL116C; Syntenic homolog of Saccharomyces cerevisiae YIL042C (PKP1)) — protein MWMGNPSRLRCLKDIFGSLKVVNGGYRTLTDFRQGYRLYSGENGCRRGHSSKRDGDSLSKLDFEQQYQLRSNIEMLIQDFSQRPVPNITYEFLTRHIPPLSDNERYWLAINVANMLLTYTCRRLAAIQRLPYIAVVNPNIEESNRLHLKTLESLLLIDMPYGLYNHERTKLMLEEFLNDHSDTLQTLAKGLQEIMDFYSKELAFDFLNQHLRDRMLMKVLATHYLQLVSQKDSKDAIGILHKNLNIGEVIKRTQEFVGDLTFVKYDKVVPVKIMEGKDVTFPCIPSHFEYVIQEVLKNSSRAHIENSTPDNDLTEKPIEVTIVRTQDSLEVRIRDFGGGIHADIEDAIFDYSYSTSEKNAKDNGMSAYVIPGQDVSNVSGMGFGLPLCKAYVEMFNGKLDIQSLWGWGTDVYMKLKGPKQELLTRSKK, from the coding sequence ATGTGGATGGGCAATCCATCAAGACTAAGGTGTTTAAAAGATATCTTTGGTAGTTTAAAGGTTGTTAATGGTGGTTATAGGACCCTGACGGATTTTCGCCAAGGGTATAGGTTATATTCAGGAGAGAATGGTTGTAGGCGAGGGCATTCCAGTAAGCGGGATGGTGATAGCTTGTCTAAACTAGACTTTGAGCAGCAGTACCAGCTCCGGTCGAATATTGAAATGTTGATTCAGGACTTCTCACAAAGACCGGTACCGAATATCACCTATGAGTTTTTAACACGACATATACCGCCGTTGTCCGATAATGAGAGATACTGGCTTGCCATAAATGTGGCAAATATGTTGTTGACATACACTTGCCGGAGACTTGCTGCGATTCAGCGGTTGCCATATATAGCCGTAGTAAACCCTAACATTGAGGAGTCTAACAGGCTTCACCTGAAAACGTTGGAATCCCTGCTATTAATTGATATGCCATATGGTCTTTATAATCATGAGAGGACGAAATTGATGCTTGAGGAGTTTTTAAATGACCACAGCGACACATTGCAAACTTTGGCAAAGGGACTACAGGAAATAATGGATTTCTATTCTAAGGAGCTGGCTTTTGATTTCCTGAACCAGCACCTTAGGGATAGGATGCTAATGAAGGTCTTGGCTACCCATTACTTGCAGCTTGTTTCTCAGAAGGATAGCAAGGATGCCATCGGGATCTTGCATAAGAACCTGAACATTGGTGAAGTCATAAAACGCACTCAAGAGTTCGTGGGCGACTTGACCTTTGTCAAATACGACAAAGTAGTTCCGGTAAAGATTATGGAAGGCAAAGATGTGACATTTCCTTGCATTCCTAGTCATTTCGAATACGTTATACAGGAAGTGTTAAAAAACAGTAGTAGGGCCCATATTGAGAACAGTACTCCAGATAATGATTTAACGGAAAAACCAATAGAAGTCACTATTGTAAGAACACAAGACAGCCTTGAAGTTCGTATCCGAGATTTCGGTGGGGGAATTCATGCCGACATAGAGGACGCTATTTTTGACTACAGTTATAGTACTTCAGAGAAGAATGCAAAAGACAATGGTATGAGTGCTTATGTTATTCCAGGACAAGATGTTTCAAACGTGTCTGGGATGGGGTTTGGTCTTCCCTTATGTAAAGCATATGTAGAGATGTTCAACGGGAAACTGGATATTCAGTCGCTATGGGGATGGGGGACTGACGTCTATATGAAGCTCAAGGGACCAAAACAGGAACTTCTAACACGCAGTAAAAAATAA